A genomic window from Streptomyces sp. WMMC940 includes:
- a CDS encoding ATP-binding protein, which yields MSELLRAPAEIKYAEELDWLESIDDGPKPFSWRLSPKMVRLFVLGSERSDGLEREISQKWFGDRSFVERAIVTLASDRGLLLIGDPGTGKSWLAELLSAAICRNSTLVVQGTAGTTEDHIKYSWNVSMVIAKGQSRESMIPSPIMTAMETGAIGRFEELTRSTSDVQDALISILSEKYISVPELDSDGIVFAKPGFSVIATANSRDRGVNDLSSALKRRFNFVRIPVVTNKKSEAEIVRFRTEELLRRHQIDLDVPPTLLDVLLQSFADLRASAASAGSDDEKLESALSTAEQIGVLEDAILHSNFFGERALTAHTLASSLVGSLARREPEDLAILNKYLHGVVEPRSKDEGGSWPEFLEGGRDAIATLS from the coding sequence ATGTCCGAACTGCTGCGCGCCCCTGCCGAGATCAAGTACGCCGAGGAACTCGACTGGCTGGAGTCGATCGACGACGGCCCCAAGCCCTTCTCCTGGCGGCTCTCCCCGAAGATGGTCCGGCTGTTCGTCCTGGGATCGGAGCGCTCCGACGGTCTCGAGAGGGAGATCTCCCAGAAGTGGTTCGGCGACCGCAGCTTCGTCGAGCGTGCCATCGTCACCCTGGCCTCCGACCGCGGTCTGCTGCTCATAGGCGACCCCGGCACCGGGAAGAGCTGGCTCGCCGAGCTGCTGTCCGCGGCGATCTGCCGCAACTCCACCCTGGTGGTGCAGGGCACGGCCGGCACCACCGAGGACCACATCAAGTACTCGTGGAACGTGTCCATGGTCATCGCCAAGGGCCAGTCCCGCGAGTCGATGATCCCCTCGCCGATCATGACCGCGATGGAGACCGGTGCGATCGGCCGCTTCGAGGAGCTCACCCGCTCCACCAGCGACGTCCAGGACGCCCTGATCTCCATCCTGTCGGAGAAGTACATCTCGGTCCCCGAACTGGACAGCGACGGAATCGTCTTCGCCAAGCCCGGCTTCTCCGTCATCGCCACCGCCAACAGCCGTGACCGGGGTGTCAACGACCTGTCCTCGGCGCTCAAGCGGCGCTTCAACTTCGTGCGCATCCCGGTGGTGACGAACAAGAAGAGCGAGGCGGAGATCGTTCGTTTCCGCACCGAGGAACTGCTGCGCCGCCACCAGATCGACCTGGACGTGCCGCCGACGCTGCTGGACGTACTGCTGCAGAGCTTCGCCGATCTGCGGGCCTCCGCGGCCTCGGCCGGCAGCGACGACGAGAAGCTGGAGTCCGCGCTGTCGACGGCCGAGCAGATCGGCGTGCTGGAGGACGCGATCCTGCACAGCAACTTCTTCGGAGAGCGCGCGCTGACCGCCCACACCCTCGCCTCCTCCCTCGTCGGGTCGCTGGCGCGGCGCGAGCCCGAGGACCTGGCCATCCTCAACAAGTATCTGCACGGCGTCGTCGAGCCGCGCAGCAAGGACGAGGGCGGCTCGTGGCCGGAGTTCCTGGAGGGCGGCCGCGACGCGATCGCCACCCTGTCATGA
- a CDS encoding DUF5682 family protein has protein sequence MSAAQEGTFTGLRSQLQAAATAFADGPDALEGILLGIVDDVDRAVREPLEIFPVCHHSPASALAMARRLREKQPKVVYLELCEDMAPLLTELRNCRLPVAVQAFATEIEGFPADWSPLSVVAPITEASAEYQAIAYALDTPGVELVLVDRSSDHVFQWDARGADPSEPSEPAGPGAPGEEEAALHGDAVGVEIGDLRPRFAELEEHLLRHGRVRHWSEWWHQYVELPLGDSDHDTYRQVMLLIGSLFRRLAPGDLRRVRVDEDRERYMWTRMREHLAATGTDPADCLYVCGAFHAASRVAEFGVDGADGFEIGPRTATRWQHGLIPSSHAAIEAQFGLASGSVSIASTVWAKNVRRTRVEPFRLAGQAGTKKRASAAKAGPAAADAAVPASDRLSGFLQRPPVLDRLDEAELLGWSVEIVRAARRNGYLASTADAIAVFETSILLAGMRDRAKPTPYDFQDAAVTCIEKDTVPGRRDVRRLVEIMMGGDRTGQVGYDALPPLARDVHDRLAPLGLKLQQRGVRRALLDIASRPELEKCSDVLWMLRYLMPQGAARPIMGERRLGERPIQESWDLALGTHQRALIELGYEGVSIEQVLEQRLRRTAYDPRATTAVVLEAVEDATLHLRSRRLADELGTRALEVLATERSVDGAPEVLRRVRGLLAYYRTSEPVLPPWIESFVRTGYAHYCTLLPTAFTDEDATVRQVAAMLGFLFSMEGLALSLGCDRMQLELAVAQSHPEEPAKVALLWAARIQLGSLSRAELRARCDELLGNPLVVPAYPRYLSGFLHALEPVPALAEFVVEAVSNAFARLPDPVLLPWLPNLIGTLRSGGAEQVPLLIREAGRIFPGRLRALDTWVPPWRVEPDPRMGRSARPGGAGRSVPLLAAHPATCDAAAELLGCDVVWETTDPGPRGAALVHAHPATAAALQALPAPEPVGR, from the coding sequence ATGAGCGCCGCCCAGGAGGGGACGTTCACCGGCCTGCGGTCCCAACTGCAGGCAGCGGCGACGGCCTTCGCCGACGGCCCGGACGCGCTCGAGGGCATTCTGCTCGGCATCGTCGACGACGTGGACCGCGCTGTGCGGGAGCCCCTGGAGATCTTCCCGGTCTGCCACCACTCACCAGCCTCGGCGCTCGCGATGGCGCGGCGGCTGAGGGAGAAGCAGCCGAAGGTGGTGTACCTCGAACTGTGCGAGGACATGGCCCCGCTCCTGACCGAACTGCGCAACTGCAGACTCCCGGTCGCGGTCCAGGCGTTCGCCACCGAGATCGAGGGGTTCCCGGCCGACTGGTCGCCCCTCTCGGTGGTCGCTCCCATCACCGAGGCGTCGGCCGAGTACCAGGCGATCGCCTATGCACTCGACACCCCGGGTGTCGAACTCGTTCTCGTCGACCGCTCCTCCGACCACGTGTTCCAGTGGGACGCGCGCGGAGCGGACCCCTCGGAACCCTCCGAACCGGCCGGTCCGGGCGCGCCGGGCGAGGAGGAGGCAGCCCTGCACGGGGACGCGGTCGGCGTCGAGATCGGGGACCTCCGGCCCCGCTTCGCCGAACTGGAGGAACATCTGCTGCGCCATGGCCGGGTCCGGCACTGGTCGGAGTGGTGGCACCAGTACGTGGAACTGCCGCTCGGGGACAGCGACCACGACACCTACCGGCAGGTCATGCTGCTGATCGGCAGTCTGTTCCGCCGCCTCGCGCCGGGTGACCTCCGGCGGGTGCGCGTGGACGAGGACCGCGAGCGCTACATGTGGACCCGGATGCGCGAGCACCTGGCCGCCACCGGCACGGACCCCGCTGACTGCCTGTACGTCTGCGGCGCGTTCCACGCGGCCAGCCGTGTCGCCGAGTTCGGCGTGGACGGTGCCGACGGCTTCGAGATCGGACCCCGGACCGCGACCAGGTGGCAGCACGGTCTGATTCCGTCCAGCCACGCCGCGATCGAGGCGCAGTTCGGCCTCGCCTCGGGTTCGGTGTCCATCGCCTCGACGGTGTGGGCGAAGAACGTCAGGCGCACCCGCGTCGAGCCCTTCCGGCTGGCCGGACAGGCGGGCACGAAGAAGCGCGCGAGTGCGGCGAAAGCGGGCCCGGCAGCCGCCGACGCGGCGGTGCCGGCCTCCGACAGGCTCTCCGGCTTTCTGCAGCGGCCGCCCGTCCTCGACCGGCTCGACGAGGCCGAACTGCTCGGCTGGTCGGTAGAGATCGTGCGGGCGGCGCGTCGTAACGGCTATCTCGCCTCCACCGCCGACGCCATCGCCGTCTTCGAGACGTCGATCCTGCTCGCCGGGATGCGTGACCGCGCCAAGCCCACCCCGTACGACTTCCAGGACGCGGCCGTCACCTGCATCGAGAAGGACACCGTGCCGGGCCGGCGCGATGTGCGCCGGCTCGTGGAGATCATGATGGGCGGCGACCGGACCGGCCAGGTCGGCTACGACGCGCTGCCGCCCCTGGCGCGCGACGTGCACGACCGGCTCGCGCCGCTCGGGCTGAAGCTCCAGCAGCGCGGGGTGCGGCGTGCGTTGCTGGACATCGCTTCCCGGCCGGAGCTGGAGAAGTGCTCCGACGTGCTGTGGATGCTGCGGTACCTGATGCCGCAGGGCGCCGCGCGCCCGATCATGGGTGAGCGGCGGCTCGGCGAGCGCCCCATCCAGGAGTCCTGGGACCTCGCCCTGGGCACCCACCAGCGTGCGCTGATCGAGCTCGGCTACGAGGGCGTCAGCATCGAGCAGGTGCTGGAGCAGCGGCTGCGGCGCACGGCGTACGACCCTCGGGCGACGACGGCCGTCGTCCTCGAGGCCGTCGAGGACGCGACGCTCCATCTGCGCAGCCGGCGCCTCGCCGACGAGCTGGGCACCCGTGCCCTGGAGGTGCTGGCCACCGAGCGCAGCGTCGACGGCGCCCCCGAGGTGCTGCGTCGGGTGCGCGGACTGCTGGCGTACTACCGGACCAGCGAGCCGGTGCTGCCGCCGTGGATCGAGTCCTTCGTCAGGACGGGGTACGCGCACTACTGCACCCTGCTGCCGACGGCGTTCACCGACGAGGACGCGACCGTGCGCCAGGTCGCCGCGATGCTGGGGTTCCTGTTCAGCATGGAGGGCCTGGCGCTGTCCCTGGGCTGCGACCGGATGCAACTGGAGCTGGCGGTCGCCCAGTCGCACCCCGAGGAGCCGGCGAAGGTCGCGCTGCTCTGGGCGGCGCGGATCCAGCTCGGCAGCCTGTCCCGGGCGGAGCTGCGGGCACGCTGCGACGAACTCCTCGGCAATCCCTTGGTGGTTCCGGCCTATCCGCGTTACCTCAGCGGATTCCTCCACGCGCTGGAGCCGGTGCCCGCCCTGGCCGAATTCGTCGTGGAGGCGGTGTCCAACGCCTTCGCCCGGCTGCCGGACCCGGTGCTGCTGCCGTGGCTGCCGAATCTGATCGGCACCCTGAGGTCCGGCGGTGCGGAGCAGGTGCCGCTGCTGATCCGTGAGGCCGGCCGGATCTTTCCCGGGCGGCTCCGGGCCCTGGACACATGGGTGCCGCCGTGGCGCGTGGAGCCGGACCCGAGGATGGGGCGTTCCGCCCGGCCGGGGGGCGCCGGCCGCTCCGTCCCGCTGCTCGCCGCCCACCCCGCCACCTGCGACGCGGCGGCGGAGCTGCTGGGTTGCGACGTCGTGTGGGAGACGACGGACCCGGGCCCGCGCGGCGCGGCACTCGTCCATGCCCATCCGGCTACGGCGGCGGCGCTGCAGGCTCTGCCGGCGCCTGAGCCCGTTGGACGGTGA
- a CDS encoding IucA/IucC family protein, translating into MTSTHPSAHRSALAPPPSADVAVAHTLLNCLLRELCGPEHQTAVIGGHLLLRLPRRGALLRVALRRTSLLGAHRFGGPVAEETSGGWSPVGWQRLAELVQAELTLRTGVRNEEFLEQVASSHRGVASALAEGRPAARATGPRAVPAAYLASEQSLALGHRFHPTPKARDGDPAAWAAYAPEAGASFPLRLLAVREDLVAGESAEPGADAALDRLGRAPDGYRLLPAHPWQYALLRDDPRLRTALARGEVLDLGPGTTPFAATASVRTLFDGNGFLKFSLNVRITNCLRKNAEYELSGAVALTRLLEPVLAELAARFPGSDVLREPAYRSLALPGPDGVPVRGLLEGFGVIVREGLGRRLRPGLTPLLAAAVADEYATGPAHISRLLADTDPRTALSWWRAYLALLVPPVLAAYFDHGLVLEPHLQNVLVCVDDEGRPRQVLFRDLEGTKLLADRHSAALAVLPAAVAGPMTYGAGRGWDRVVYCLLVNHVSEMLAALADLHPGVETELWAEVRDTLRRHAAEHGRQPRLEGLLSGAPLPAKANLLTRWARTADREAGYVRLPSPLAEDVLSGAARNDDIRSAR; encoded by the coding sequence ATGACCTCCACACATCCTTCCGCGCACCGCTCCGCGCTGGCGCCCCCGCCCTCGGCCGACGTTGCGGTCGCCCACACCCTCCTCAACTGCCTCCTGCGTGAACTGTGCGGACCCGAGCACCAGACCGCGGTCATCGGCGGGCACCTGCTGCTGCGGCTGCCCCGCCGCGGCGCGCTGCTGCGCGTCGCGCTGCGCCGTACGTCGCTGCTCGGCGCCCACCGGTTCGGCGGCCCCGTCGCCGAGGAGACGTCCGGCGGCTGGTCGCCCGTCGGCTGGCAGCGGCTCGCCGAGCTCGTCCAGGCGGAGCTGACGCTGCGCACGGGCGTGCGCAACGAGGAGTTCCTGGAGCAGGTCGCCTCCAGCCACCGGGGCGTCGCCTCCGCGCTCGCCGAGGGCCGCCCGGCCGCGCGGGCCACCGGCCCGCGTGCCGTGCCCGCCGCGTATCTCGCCTCGGAGCAGTCCCTCGCCCTCGGGCACCGCTTCCACCCGACGCCCAAGGCCCGCGACGGGGACCCCGCGGCCTGGGCGGCGTACGCGCCCGAGGCCGGCGCGTCGTTCCCGCTGCGGCTGCTCGCGGTACGCGAGGACCTGGTCGCCGGGGAGTCGGCGGAGCCGGGTGCCGACGCGGCGCTGGACCGGCTGGGACGCGCTCCGGACGGCTACCGGCTGCTGCCCGCCCACCCGTGGCAGTACGCACTGCTGCGCGACGACCCCCGGCTGCGCACGGCCCTCGCCCGCGGTGAGGTCCTCGACCTCGGCCCCGGCACCACCCCCTTCGCCGCCACGGCCTCCGTCCGCACCCTGTTCGACGGGAACGGCTTCCTGAAGTTCAGCCTCAACGTCCGCATCACCAACTGCCTCCGGAAGAACGCGGAATACGAACTGTCCGGCGCGGTGGCGCTGACCCGGCTGCTGGAGCCGGTCCTCGCCGAACTGGCGGCCCGCTTCCCCGGCAGCGACGTGCTGCGCGAACCCGCGTACCGGAGCCTCGCCCTGCCCGGGCCGGACGGAGTGCCGGTCCGGGGACTGCTGGAGGGCTTCGGCGTGATCGTCCGCGAAGGGCTCGGCCGGAGGCTGCGGCCCGGACTCACCCCTCTGCTCGCCGCGGCGGTCGCCGACGAGTACGCCACCGGGCCCGCCCACATCTCCCGGCTCCTGGCGGACACGGACCCGCGCACGGCGCTGTCCTGGTGGCGCGCGTACCTCGCGCTGCTGGTGCCGCCGGTGCTCGCCGCGTACTTCGACCACGGCCTCGTCCTGGAGCCGCATCTGCAGAACGTCCTCGTGTGCGTGGACGACGAGGGCCGTCCCCGGCAGGTGCTGTTCCGCGATCTGGAGGGCACCAAGCTCCTCGCGGACCGGCACTCCGCCGCGCTCGCCGTGCTGCCGGCGGCCGTGGCCGGGCCCATGACGTACGGCGCCGGGCGCGGCTGGGACCGGGTGGTCTACTGCCTCCTGGTGAACCACGTGTCCGAGATGCTCGCGGCCCTCGCCGATCTGCACCCGGGCGTGGAGACCGAACTGTGGGCCGAGGTACGGGACACGCTCCGCCGCCACGCCGCCGAGCACGGGCGGCAGCCGCGGCTCGAAGGGCTGTTGTCGGGCGCGCCGCTGCCCGCCAAGGCCAATCTGCTCACCCGCTGGGCCCGCACGGCCGACCGTGAGGCCGGTTATGTGCGGCTGCCCTCCCCGCTCGCCGAGGACGTGCTGTCCGGAGCGGCCCGCAACGACGACATCCGGAGCGCACGATGA
- a CDS encoding DUF2470 domain-containing protein yields MTADDVCAGEGASAAEQVRTVLAAAESFTVVTDAHTCDLVGGGLHSVGGDGRLLLRVPADCRLAGEVALAPRGTLAVVLKFTDVAPVAVRDRVRSRVTVAGWLAQAPPEREESGTVTFRMVTAHVALETPTGPVTVGLDELALARPDVLALHEAAMLTHLVDDHPDVVAQLTRLVDPRLLQGVVRVWPLAMDRRGITLRLEHPHSQRDVLLPFPAPVRDPGHAGDRVRELLAEARACRRGSRLPSRP; encoded by the coding sequence ATGACTGCTGACGACGTCTGCGCGGGCGAGGGGGCGAGCGCGGCCGAACAGGTGCGTACGGTGCTGGCCGCCGCCGAATCGTTCACGGTGGTCACCGACGCGCACACCTGTGACCTGGTCGGCGGCGGTCTGCACAGCGTCGGCGGCGACGGCCGACTGCTGCTGAGGGTGCCGGCCGACTGCCGACTGGCCGGTGAGGTCGCCCTCGCACCACGCGGCACGCTCGCCGTCGTGCTCAAGTTCACCGATGTCGCGCCGGTCGCGGTCCGCGACCGGGTGCGCTCCCGCGTCACCGTCGCCGGTTGGCTTGCCCAGGCCCCGCCGGAGCGCGAGGAGTCCGGCACCGTCACGTTCCGGATGGTCACGGCACACGTCGCCCTGGAGACCCCCACCGGGCCGGTCACCGTCGGCCTCGACGAACTGGCCCTGGCCCGGCCGGACGTGCTCGCCCTCCATGAGGCCGCCATGCTCACCCACCTCGTCGACGACCACCCCGATGTGGTGGCCCAGCTCACACGACTGGTGGACCCGCGGCTGCTCCAGGGCGTGGTCCGGGTGTGGCCGCTGGCCATGGACCGGCGGGGGATCACCCTCCGCCTCGAACACCCGCACAGCCAACGGGACGTCCTGCTGCCCTTCCCCGCGCCCGTGCGCGACCCGGGGCATGCGGGCGACCGGGTCCGGGAACTCCTGGCGGAGGCCCGCGCCTGCCGTCGCGGAAGCCGACTGCCGAGCCGGCCGTGA
- a CDS encoding vWA domain-containing protein, with protein MTEQTTAPEQKDRHPGVDSHDNRRQVLYWRLLARLFDREEQTTLESASLAVVEDIGLPPALLDPLASVDSVVQRHPELAAEFDGLMVPRPDDGTGRGSVHRPGAGAGPVDRPDGGSAAEPGSRSAAGSAPEPEAPPVPAPVTGSGSAATGAAAVPEAGSPAASGSGMASVAGPGTGTDPGAAVAGTTTGSAAEPDDVPEADVAGGGGRDRAAELRRAALVSKVLLNVFSPGSGTVTAGQLSRWQSDAGWLERALGCRPGELRGGRTGGGAAGRGVSPIGTGGGGAPDLGALVPAIGPELGAIEADLVRRMHLREVLADPRLASQLTPSMSLIEQLLRDKNNLSGVALANAKALIRRFVDEVAEVLRTQVEKATVGALDRSVPPKRVFRNLDLDRTIWKNLTNWSPEEERLYVDRLYYRHTVRRTTPQRLVVVVDQSGSMVDSMVNCTILASIFTGLPKVDVHLIAYDTQALDLTPWVHDPFETLLRTNLGGGTDGTVAMALAQPKIAEPSNTVVVWISDFYEWRSEQLFESMAAVHRSGAKFIPVGSVTSSGRGSVNPWFRERFKDLGTPVISGHIRKLVHELKTFLA; from the coding sequence ATGACCGAGCAGACGACCGCACCCGAGCAGAAGGACCGGCACCCCGGGGTGGACTCCCACGACAACCGCCGCCAGGTCCTGTACTGGCGGCTCCTCGCCCGCCTCTTCGACCGTGAGGAGCAGACGACGCTGGAATCGGCGAGCCTCGCCGTCGTCGAGGACATCGGGCTGCCACCCGCGCTGCTGGATCCGCTGGCGTCCGTCGACTCCGTCGTGCAGCGCCATCCGGAGCTGGCCGCCGAGTTCGACGGCCTGATGGTGCCCCGACCCGATGACGGGACCGGCCGTGGATCCGTTCACCGGCCCGGTGCCGGCGCGGGGCCCGTCGACCGGCCCGACGGCGGGTCCGCCGCCGAACCCGGGTCCCGGTCCGCGGCCGGGTCCGCACCCGAGCCGGAGGCCCCACCCGTGCCGGCACCTGTCACCGGCAGCGGTTCCGCGGCGACCGGAGCCGCAGCCGTACCCGAGGCGGGGTCCCCGGCGGCATCCGGAAGCGGTATGGCATCCGTGGCAGGGCCCGGTACCGGAACCGATCCCGGAGCCGCGGTGGCCGGGACCACCACGGGATCCGCAGCCGAGCCCGATGACGTACCCGAGGCGGACGTCGCCGGCGGGGGCGGTCGCGACCGCGCCGCCGAACTGCGCCGCGCCGCACTGGTGTCGAAGGTGCTGCTCAACGTCTTCTCTCCCGGATCCGGCACGGTCACCGCCGGGCAGCTCTCGCGCTGGCAGTCCGACGCGGGCTGGCTGGAGCGTGCGCTCGGCTGCCGCCCCGGTGAACTGCGCGGCGGCCGGACCGGCGGCGGCGCGGCCGGCCGGGGCGTCAGCCCCATCGGCACCGGTGGCGGTGGGGCGCCCGACCTCGGCGCGCTGGTCCCGGCGATCGGCCCGGAACTCGGCGCCATCGAGGCCGACCTCGTGCGGCGGATGCATCTGCGCGAAGTCCTCGCCGACCCCCGGCTCGCCTCGCAGCTCACCCCGAGCATGTCGCTGATCGAGCAGCTGCTGCGTGACAAGAACAATCTGTCCGGTGTGGCGCTGGCCAATGCCAAGGCCCTGATCCGCCGCTTCGTCGACGAGGTCGCCGAGGTGCTGCGGACCCAGGTGGAGAAGGCCACGGTCGGTGCCCTGGACCGCTCCGTGCCGCCCAAGCGCGTCTTCCGCAACCTGGACCTCGACCGCACGATCTGGAAGAACCTCACCAACTGGAGCCCGGAGGAGGAGCGGTTGTACGTCGACCGCCTCTACTACCGGCACACCGTGCGCAGGACGACGCCGCAGCGGCTCGTCGTGGTCGTGGACCAGTCCGGATCCATGGTCGACTCGATGGTCAACTGCACCATCCTCGCCTCGATCTTCACCGGGCTGCCGAAGGTGGACGTCCATCTGATCGCCTACGACACCCAGGCCCTCGACCTCACCCCCTGGGTGCACGACCCCTTCGAGACCCTGCTGCGCACCAACCTCGGCGGCGGCACCGACGGCACGGTCGCCATGGCGCTCGCCCAGCCGAAGATCGCCGAACCCAGCAACACCGTCGTGGTGTGGATCTCGGACTTCTACGAGTGGCGGAGCGAACAGCTCTTCGAGTCCATGGCCGCCGTGCATCGGTCGGGAGCCAAGTTCATCCCCGTCGGTTCGGTGACCAGCTCCGGCCGCGGCAGCGTCAACCCCTGGTTCCGGGAACGCTTCAAGGACCTCGGCACACCCGTGATATCCGGTCACATACGCAAGCTGGTCCACGAACTCAAGACGTTTCTCGCCTAG
- a CDS encoding type III PLP-dependent enzyme, which yields MTDSPTAVAAPAAVSPAVTAPVRERALSLPVDRLPAYLYDLDALREHAAAVREALPERVELYYAAKANPEPEVLTALSPYVDGFEVSSGGELAHTARAVPDRPLAFGGPGKTPAETAAALAAGVARFHVESTHELRMLAALAAERPAPAPPVAVLLRFNLPLSEGALRASALSMGGRPTPFGLDPSEADDVMRFLTGGSCPRLRVRGVHAHLASGLGAAAQLAVAESVVSWAVRLFEHHGVPLHEVNVGGGMTVDYADPGTRFDWAGYGAGLARLAEGHPDLRLRIEPGRALTAYCGWYATEVLDVKRSHGEDFAVVRGGTHHLRTPATKGHDQPCAVLPVTGWPHPWPRPAARGDRVTVAGQLCTPKDVLARGVPAPGLRAGDRLVFALAGAYAWNISHHDFLMHPRPGFHFLGGLPGG from the coding sequence ATGACGGACTCCCCGACGGCCGTCGCGGCACCCGCCGCGGTCTCCCCCGCCGTCACCGCACCGGTTCGCGAGCGGGCCCTCTCCCTCCCGGTCGACCGGCTCCCTGCCTACCTCTACGACCTCGACGCGCTGCGGGAGCACGCCGCGGCGGTACGGGAGGCACTGCCGGAGCGGGTCGAGCTCTACTACGCCGCCAAGGCCAATCCCGAACCGGAGGTCCTGACGGCCCTCTCGCCGTACGTGGACGGCTTCGAGGTGTCCTCGGGCGGCGAACTGGCCCATACGGCCAGGGCCGTACCGGATCGTCCGCTGGCGTTCGGCGGTCCCGGGAAGACGCCTGCCGAGACGGCGGCGGCACTGGCGGCCGGTGTGGCGCGGTTCCATGTCGAGAGCACCCACGAACTGCGGATGCTGGCGGCCCTGGCCGCCGAGCGTCCGGCGCCCGCCCCACCGGTCGCGGTGCTGCTGCGCTTCAATCTGCCACTGTCCGAAGGGGCGTTGAGGGCGAGTGCGCTGTCCATGGGCGGCCGGCCGACACCGTTCGGTCTGGACCCGTCCGAGGCCGACGACGTGATGCGGTTCCTCACCGGCGGGTCCTGCCCCCGGCTGCGGGTGCGCGGGGTCCACGCCCATCTGGCGAGCGGGCTCGGGGCGGCGGCGCAGCTCGCCGTCGCCGAGTCCGTGGTGTCATGGGCCGTACGGCTCTTCGAGCACCACGGCGTACCGCTCCACGAGGTGAACGTCGGGGGCGGCATGACCGTCGACTACGCGGATCCCGGCACCCGGTTCGACTGGGCCGGCTACGGAGCCGGACTGGCGCGCCTCGCCGAGGGCCACCCGGACCTCAGGCTGCGCATCGAACCGGGGCGCGCGCTGACCGCGTACTGCGGCTGGTACGCCACCGAGGTGCTGGACGTGAAGCGCAGCCACGGCGAGGACTTCGCCGTGGTCCGAGGCGGAACGCACCATCTGCGCACCCCGGCGACGAAGGGCCACGACCAGCCCTGTGCCGTGCTGCCCGTGACCGGCTGGCCCCACCCGTGGCCGCGTCCCGCGGCCCGGGGCGACAGGGTGACCGTGGCGGGGCAGCTGTGCACGCCGAAGGACGTACTCGCCCGCGGGGTGCCGGCGCCGGGTCTGCGGGCCGGGGACCGGCTGGTGTTCGCGCTCGCGGGTGCGTACGCCTGGAACATCTCGCACCACGACTTCCTCATGCACCCACGGCCGGGCTTCCACTTCCTCGGTGGGCTCCCCGGCGGGTGA